In a genomic window of Chthonomonadales bacterium:
- the murJ gene encoding murein biosynthesis integral membrane protein MurJ → MTTASPAAARPDPGRGVAGAAVIMVVSIFASRLLGLVRDAIISGKFGQGSISDVYYAAFVVPDLLFFLIAGGALSSAFIPVFTEKITLGREDEAWRVFSIVASVMLVVVTAFVVVGEALTAPLVRLTSYGFTPAEVAATVPLTRIVLPAQLCFFLGGLMMGAQQAKGRFLVPSLGPNLYNLGIIFGGLVLTAFVGVAGLCWGALLGAIVGNFALQGWALSRLGMRYRPTFNWRDPDAMRVWKLMLPVILGLALPQVSILFNRIFATSLGPGPLSALTRANMLMQAPLAIFGQALSVAIFPTLAAHAARRDWAQLRASVNTGIRFILFLTVPSSVLLILLARPVIAVILQHGRFSSADTTMTATALTCYSLGIFAWSAQAVLARGFYAMQDTVTPVVIGTLVTLVFIPMNLLFMNTLGLGYAGLALATTVAATLHMAAMLVVLRARLRGLGGRHLAMSVGRIVLAGAAAGVVCWAVREGAGSLLGPAHGVREVKVHALLTLGAASAAGTMVYGLCALALGSGELRHALRLLARRRARAA, encoded by the coding sequence ATGACCACAGCCTCCCCCGCGGCGGCTCGGCCGGACCCCGGGCGTGGCGTTGCCGGCGCCGCCGTCATCATGGTGGTGTCGATCTTCGCTAGCCGCCTCCTCGGTCTCGTTCGCGACGCCATCATCTCCGGGAAGTTCGGCCAGGGATCGATCTCCGACGTTTACTACGCCGCCTTTGTCGTGCCCGATCTGCTCTTCTTCCTGATCGCCGGAGGCGCGCTCTCCTCTGCCTTCATCCCGGTGTTCACGGAGAAGATCACCCTGGGCCGCGAGGACGAGGCGTGGCGTGTGTTCAGCATCGTGGCGAGCGTGATGCTCGTCGTGGTCACGGCCTTCGTCGTGGTGGGCGAGGCGCTGACGGCGCCGCTCGTGCGCCTGACGAGCTACGGGTTCACCCCGGCGGAGGTGGCGGCGACCGTCCCGCTCACCCGCATCGTGCTGCCGGCGCAACTCTGCTTCTTCCTGGGCGGCCTGATGATGGGCGCGCAGCAGGCGAAGGGCAGGTTCCTGGTGCCGTCGCTGGGACCGAACCTTTACAACCTGGGGATCATCTTCGGCGGCCTGGTGCTCACCGCGTTCGTCGGCGTGGCCGGGCTCTGCTGGGGCGCGCTCCTGGGCGCCATCGTTGGCAACTTCGCCCTGCAGGGCTGGGCGCTCTCGCGCCTGGGCATGCGCTATCGCCCCACGTTCAACTGGCGCGACCCGGACGCGATGCGCGTGTGGAAGCTGATGCTGCCGGTCATCCTCGGGTTGGCGCTGCCGCAGGTGAGCATCCTCTTCAACCGGATCTTCGCCACGAGCCTGGGGCCCGGCCCGCTCTCCGCCCTCACGCGCGCCAACATGCTGATGCAGGCCCCGCTCGCCATCTTCGGGCAGGCGCTCTCCGTCGCCATCTTCCCGACGCTGGCCGCGCACGCCGCCCGGCGCGACTGGGCGCAGCTTCGCGCATCGGTCAACACGGGCATTCGGTTCATCCTCTTCCTGACCGTGCCCTCCTCGGTCCTCCTCATTCTTCTCGCGCGGCCGGTGATCGCCGTGATCCTCCAGCACGGCCGGTTCAGTTCGGCCGACACCACCATGACGGCTACCGCGCTGACCTGCTACAGCCTGGGCATCTTCGCGTGGTCGGCGCAGGCCGTGCTGGCGCGCGGCTTCTACGCGATGCAGGATACCGTCACGCCCGTCGTGATCGGAACGCTGGTGACGCTCGTGTTCATCCCGATGAACCTGTTGTTCATGAACACGCTCGGGTTGGGCTACGCGGGTCTGGCGCTGGCCACCACGGTGGCGGCCACGCTGCACATGGCGGCCATGCTGGTGGTGCTGCGCGCTCGGCTCCGCGGGCTCGGCGGCCGGCACCTGGCCATGTCGGTGGGGCGCATCGTGCTGGCCGGCGCCGCGGCGGGGGTGGTCTGCTGGGCGGTACGGGAGGGGGCGGGAAGCCTGCTGGGGCCGGCGCACGGCGTGCGCGAGGTGAAGGTCCACGCTCTGCTGACGCTGGGCGCGGCCTCCGCCGCGGGCACGATGGTCTACGGACTGTGCGCGCTGGCGTTGGGAAGCGGCGAGCTGAGGCACGCTCTGCGGCTGCTCGCGCGGCGTCGGGCTCGCGCGGCATAG
- a CDS encoding anhydro-N-acetylmuramic acid kinase, translating into MIGLMSGTSADGVDAALVEIRGHGRRTHIRLLGFRCLSYEPPLREAILRCCDAERARLPELCAVHALLSERFAAASAAVARDAGVALREVDALACHGQTVWHQPEPRDVAGASVRGTLQIGSAAALAARTGCAVVSDFRSADMAAGGHGAPLVAYADWLLLASADEARAVQNIGGIANVTYLPRDARRDGVVAFDTGPGSMVIDALVGMETGGARRRDEGGCIAASGRVHPGLLAELLNHPFFRQAPPRTTGREVFGEPFARALFARGTALGLSHPDVLATATALTAESIATAYREHLAPRGAPGTVIVGGGGVHNATLMAMLAERLAPARVTTHAAFGMNGDAKEAVAFALLAYETLHGRPSNVPSATGARHAAILGSVTPGTRRTRWLPGASGSGTTSP; encoded by the coding sequence ATCATCGGACTGATGTCGGGCACCTCCGCGGACGGCGTGGACGCGGCGCTCGTCGAGATCCGCGGGCACGGCCGCCGAACGCACATACGGTTGCTCGGCTTCCGCTGCTTGTCCTACGAGCCGCCGCTTCGCGAGGCCATCCTGCGCTGCTGCGACGCCGAGCGCGCGCGCCTGCCGGAGTTGTGCGCGGTGCACGCGCTCCTGTCCGAACGGTTCGCCGCGGCGTCCGCGGCGGTCGCCCGCGACGCCGGCGTGGCGCTGCGCGAGGTGGATGCCCTGGCCTGCCACGGACAGACCGTGTGGCATCAGCCCGAGCCCCGAGATGTGGCCGGCGCCAGCGTGCGCGGCACGCTGCAGATCGGCTCGGCCGCGGCGCTCGCCGCGCGGACCGGTTGCGCCGTCGTCTCCGACTTCCGCTCGGCCGACATGGCGGCCGGCGGGCACGGCGCACCGCTCGTGGCCTATGCCGACTGGCTTCTGCTCGCGAGCGCGGACGAGGCCCGCGCGGTGCAGAACATCGGTGGGATCGCCAACGTCACCTATCTGCCCCGCGACGCCCGGCGCGACGGGGTGGTGGCGTTCGACACGGGGCCCGGCAGCATGGTCATCGACGCACTCGTCGGCATGGAGACCGGCGGCGCACGCCGCCGCGACGAGGGCGGGTGCATTGCCGCGTCGGGCCGGGTGCACCCCGGCCTGCTGGCCGAGCTTCTCAACCACCCGTTCTTCCGCCAAGCTCCGCCGCGCACCACCGGGCGCGAGGTCTTCGGTGAGCCCTTCGCGCGCGCGCTTTTCGCGCGCGGGACGGCGCTCGGCCTCTCACATCCCGACGTGCTCGCCACCGCAACGGCGCTCACCGCCGAGAGCATCGCCACAGCCTATCGCGAGCACCTGGCCCCGCGCGGCGCGCCCGGCACCGTGATCGTGGGCGGCGGCGGGGTCCACAACGCCACGCTGATGGCCATGCTTGCCGAGCGCTTGGCGCCGGCGCGCGTGACAACTCACGCCGCGTTCGGGATGAACGGCGACGCGAAGGAGGCCGTCGCCTTCGCCCTGCTGGCCTACGAGACGCTGCATGGCCGGCCGTCGAACGTGCCGTCGGCGACCGGCGCGCGCCATGCCGCCATCCTCGGCAGTGTCACTCCAGGCACCCGGCGCACACGGTGGCTGCCGGGCGCCTCGGGATCGGGTACAACAAGCCCATGA